The sequence below is a genomic window from Saccopteryx leptura isolate mSacLep1 chromosome 10, mSacLep1_pri_phased_curated, whole genome shotgun sequence.
ATCGCGAGCCGAGCAAACCCTGCAGTTTGTGTCTATAGCAGTGTCACTCTCCGCTGCTAGCAGGGTATGTCCAGACCCTTGGCATTTAAGGTTCTCAATTCAGGCATCAAGGGCTCTTACTTTCAGACCTCTGACTCCAAATCTGCTGATTTCTGCCTTCCGCATTGACTGTTAGTCTCTGTGTTCTGTACTTTCTCGGTTCACTCCCAACTCGGCTTTTGCCTGAACCCCTTTCCATAGCTCTCTTCAGAGGTGTAGTTTCCTGTCTTTAGGATCCAGCCTAGTGCCTCCTCCTTCAGGAAGTCTTCCCTGAACACTTCCCTTGgcactttccatattttttttcttttattgccaaCTTGTTTTCCTGTGCTATATATGGGCTCCTGTATCATACAAGGTCCCAGCAGGAAACAACACACTCAAATTGGGCTGTTTGAGGAGAGTTGAACAAAGGGACCATTTAGAAGGGTGACTTCAGAGATATCAGCCTCCATGGGCTTAATCCAGAGAGCAAAGAGAATACTGATGTGGCTCGTAGGGAGTGGCTGCTCAGGCACAGAgtgggggggagagaggcagagagtggGTCTGGGTTAGGAGGGGTGACAGAGTACCCCACACCCCTAACTCCATAAATGACAATTCCCAGGAGTATGAATGGCATCTCCTAGAATTTTATAACTCAGCTGGAGAAGATTCAGATGTAGACATTCTTGAGTTTCTTGCTGTAATATCTTCAaaacctgcccctccccctaggGTGCGGGCATGTTTCTCAGTTTGACCTAATCTGCACAGGGCAGGCTGCGGCTCCAGCATTGGCGAACGCCCCCTACTGTTCACATTTCCCACTGCAACTGTAACTAAAGCTGGTGTTAGCAAGTAAGGGACCCATTGGAGAGTTGGGGCCAATTTGCCAGGACCACAAACCAAGCCAGGAAGAATCTTGTCCTACCTGAAAACTGAGAGGCTTTCCTCAGTTCAGAAAGTCCAGATTGCTGGAGGCCGTGCTTCTTCTGATGGATGTGTTTATAtctaaatgtattatatataatatcattgcttttttccccccctctgCCTTATTTCTCAGCCAGGATCTGGGTCTCTAACATCCTTTTAAATCCTGCAGGACTGTCCTGAAAGTTCCTGTGAGCTCTCTGTGGACCTCAGAGGGCTGAAATCTGGGGGCTTGGAATTGGCCCCCCAGTCTATAAAACCACAACTTCCATGGGGTACAAACAGAAAGAATCTTTACTTTTGTGTCTCATATCCCTTTAAATGGAATTAGAGGGTGAAGCCCTCCTAGCCCCAATGAACCCTTGGGCAGTCCCCATGACTTTAGTCATCACACTTAGGTACGAAGAAGCCCCCTCATCACTTGAGGTCACAAAAGGACAGAGTTTCAATGCAGAAATAGAAGAACTGATCCTCATATGAATATCAAAACTCAACTTGATTTGACATTTAAATtttgctccctcccccacccccagctggctGAAGGATGAGTCATCTTCaggggagagaagtggggggtgCCGTCCTACTtaactctcttcctccctggcGTTTCTCCCCTCGTCCAGCTTGCTAAGCATGGCATCCAGTCTTCCAGCGGGGTGGACACTGGCCAGGGAAGGGAAGCTGGGGTTAGAATAGTTCTTGGCCCCGTCATAAGAAGATATCACCCCTTGGGGCTGGCAGGAATCTAGAAGTTGATTCTTTCTTTCATGGACTGCTCTTGTAGTCATTGGAGGCATCCTTGGGAATATTTAACATAatctgggatttaaaaaaaaaaagcccttttcCTGGCTGACAGCTTCCCATTACCTCTGTTTTTTTCAGCAATTCCCTGGACTCACATTCGCTCCCGGGGTCCCACAGACGAGCTCCACCCAGGCAGTCTTCTGGGTGCTGGGGCAAGGTTAGAATTCCTCCAGTCAGCTCCCTCTCATCTGGCCCCTGGAAAAAGAAATTCCCCCCAAATCAACTCTGAAAGTCTAGATCCATCTCAAAATAGTGACGGTTTTTCTTTACTTCACCTCCAAAACAGCTGGCTGGCCTGTCTCTTGTCCTCTGATTTCGTAGCCATGGTGACTTGTATCAGGCTTATATGACAACTATGTCATTGGGGGCTTTGGCGTCGCTCTTCCCAGGCTTGAGAGACTCGCACCCACGACACCTTcctccctgcccatctggggtaggCGGCGCCAGCAACCCTCAACAAAGAAGGATCTTTCTAATTGTTGTTCATCTAATCTTTTTGTCCCCAGAAGAGGTGGGGGTCCTGAGAGTCACGGCACCGGCTTTTACAATTCCTTTATAATTTCTGTATATTGGAAACTATGGATGTCCTGCTGCTTCAATGACAAGTGCCAATTTGCTCTCTTGGGACATCCTGTCAGTGTTTGGCATAAGTGAGCAACACTAGTCTACTCCCCCATTTAACCCTATTGGGTTTGTTTGGAACTGCGCCCAGGGTCCAGGTAGAGCTACCTGGGGATCCCAGAAGCTTGTCTATAGACCTCACATCCTGAACTTCCCTCCGCAATCTGGTCTCCTGTGTCAACATATGACTACTGGAGCCCCGGATCCTGTGGGGTGTGGGTTGTCAGGGTCAGGAAATGTCTTCTGTGAGGGACAAGAAagttaatattttagaatttgtgGGCCATACAGCCTTTGTCACAATGACTCAAGTCTGTGGTGGTGCAAAGCCACTTCAGACAATTCATGAACCATTGAGTGTGGCTGTGTTCTGGTGAGTTCACAGAGCAGACGTGGGCTGGACTTGGCCCGGGGGGTCACATTGAACCTAACCCCTGGATTTGATCAGTGACTAGAGAAAGAGGATGGTGACTCCAACCGTACTGGGGATTTACCCAGGGGCAGACCACAAAGAGCACCCCAGTGAAGTTACTGACAGCCCCTAGGCTATGAAGGACACAGGCTTGCTTTGTTCAGGAGATgtaaagactttaaaattttgGCTCCGGAATTTGAAGAAAACTCAGAAATTCAAGCTGGAAAaggatcatctttttttttttttcaaagacagagagagagagagagtcagagagagggatagatagggatagacaggaacggagagagatgagaaacatcaatcatcagtttcttgttgtggcactttagttgttcattgattgctttctcatatgtgccttgatcagggggctatagcagaccgagtaaccccttgttcgagccagcgaccttgggtccaagctggtgagctttgctcaaaccagatgagcccgcgcacaagctggtgacctcagggtctcgaaactgggtcctctgcatcccagtccgatgctctatccactgagccactgcctggtcaggcaagaatcatCTTTTTAACGTAGCAGAGTATGAGGCTCAACAcaaaggaagaggagcaggaaagtCCACACTGAGGCATGCTCATGACCAACTGCCGTGGTCAAGGTCACTGTGGCTTCCCCGCAGCAACTTTGCCTTCCAACAAATTGACCCACCTGCCTGGACACCACCCTCCCTTCCACCCTTTGCTTCATGAGAACATGGTTCACAAACCAGTTCAAATATGTAGCAGATGCTTTAGCCACCAAGCCTTAACTGAGTGTGCCCAGTTGGCTTCCAACACCCAGTTTCCTCCAAACTGGGAGGGCCTCTCTGTCACAGCCAAGACGGGCCTGAGTGCTGGGGACTCAGTGTCCCCTGGAAGCAGCCATCAGCCAGTGACCTACCGGAGTGCCGGGAAATACCCCAACTCCCTTACTCCTGGAGAAGGATCATGGAGCCGCGAGTTGCATGTTTCTTGGAGTTTTCTAGCATTTTCGAGCTCCAGGTGCACCCCGTGGAAGTCAGCTCGGTAAAGGTACCCCTGGCTGGCATCttgcttttcctgtttcccttcccTGGTCCCTGCTGGAGTTTCCTGTACTTTCCAAATAAACCCTTTGCTCTCATATCCTTGCTCAGGTATTGCTCTTGGGGGAACCCAACCTGAGCAGAATGTCACTTTCTCCGTGTCCTTTCTGAAATGTCTGCTTTCCGCAACACGGTCCCTGGGGCACCCGTCACGTCTTATTGCAGTCATTTGAGTCGGATGGGTCTCTTGCACTGAACAACGAGTGAGTTTTCTCGAAATGGGTCCTGTTGGACTTTGCATCATTAGGCATCTTCTCTCGTCTGTGACACGGTGTTCAGGTCACGTGGTTGCTGAATACAGGAAGCTGGTTGCGTAGgtagaggagaggtggagggccAGGTCCAAAGGGGCTGGTGTTTCACCACAAACCACATGTAGCAGCCACTTGCCTCATGTGGCtattaaaacagaataaaattaaagtatcagttcctcagtcacactagccaTATTTCAGGTGCTCATAGCTGCATGTGCCGGTAGTGACCCTACCGGATGGtacagctgggctgggctggggacagAAATGGAGCAGCCTGAATTCCTGATTTGCTTATGGGCAGGTTTGTGTGGGTCACAAAACTCCTAAAAGCGTTCAGGGATGGGGGGGTGAggatgaggtggggtgggggcatgAACAAGCGCCTCTATCCTGCATGGTGGTTACCAtagtttttgctccataagacacacctgaccccaaagacacacctagggttttaaggaggaaaagaagaaaaaaaaaatattctgaaccacatggtgtgttaaaatatttaataaaatgcgtgggcatttccccctccacttttgggggaaaaaaagtgcatctcatggagcgaaaaatacggtatctAAAGGCAGACGTCACTTCACAatactaatctctctctctcttttttacataCGGTGTACTTTTtggcctttgattttttttttcccccttcaatcTGCCAGATATCGCTCCTGGTACTTTGACTCTTCACACTGTCTCTTGGCCAAACTCTTCGCTGGGTGCCCCTGGCACCCCTCTGTCCAGCTCTTGGTCTTACTTGGCCTCCACACTTGACCTTGTCTCCCGACTCACCTCTCTGCATGGTTCTGGGCTTCCGCTCCATCCCCTGCGTGTTAGCGGATTCGTCTCCCGAGGGCACCGTGTCGACTGTTTGACTCCCCTGCCTGCAACCCCTCTCTAGCTCCCCTCGCCTTCCTGACAAAGCCCAGGATGCTTTGTCTGAAGTCCGTGGCCCTTCCCAGCCCACCCTTCCACCCACGTATgttcgtcctctcccctctccccttcgtCTCGGGTCTTTCGTTGGCTTAAGGTGCCGCCTCAACCCCCCTGCCTTTCCGACCCTGTTCCTCCTTCATGGACCTGCTCAAAAGCCACTTCCTCCATGAAGTCTTCCTCTCTCAGATTCTAGCTGGAAatactttcttccttcctgcacCGGGCATAGCACGGAGGGTTCTTCTTTGCCCTGGAGTTACTTGCTCCTGCCTCACACCCCCTACTCAGTGGAAGGTTTTGTGGAAGCAAGGATTGTGTTTGTCTTATACATTTTTGTGTTCCTCACTTAACCAAAAGCAACATTTGTGCATCCTGCCTGTGTCCCCGCACACGcggttgttgaatgaatgatgagATGGGCATTTAGGAGGACAGGGTCCGCGCGTTTTGGGCTAAGACATGTCTATGAGTGGGGCCTCTATTCTTGGTACTGAAGATACTAACTTGCTCTTCTTCCATGGAGTCACTCATGGGAAATGTGGGCATTTGCTGTGAACAGGAAATCAATTTAATATTAAGATTATTCAGATAAGCAAGGAAAGAGCTAGGCACATTAAGAAGTAATGTAATCGATTTATTGTATTTTGTGAAATAAGTTTTGCTTATATCCATAGCTGGCTGAAGTTAAGATTTAAAATACACTAAGTTTTACCTGTTTGTAGCTGGACATACTAACTATCTAACATTCAGGTGCACTAAAATGGATATAACTCTTCAGAGAATCAAGCAAAGCTGTGCTTTTCGGGGTTGACGATAAGTGAGCTGCCCAGCCGTTGACCTCTGCTAATGACATTGGGGTGCATGGATAGATGCAaccattgtgtatatattttaatgtcttcAAGAGCTTTTTCAGTGTAGCACTGGAAGTTTAAAAGACTGGTCTAGAGGTCACTGTGCTTGGCTCAGTGTGTTCACTTCATGTGCCCAGAGCATTTGCTGCGGGCAGTTTTCCCCAATCTGACCTAAAACACAGCGGAGAGTTCCTGCTCCCCCGTTGACCGGGAGCCAGAGCTGCTGACTCTTTCCAGGTGGTCGTTAGAAAGGAGTAGGGTGCACTGGCCCAGGGGCAGAGCCACGTGCCTGCGGAAGAAGTGGCGCAGGTGCTCCTGGAACCTCTCGCCCACAAAGGCGTAGATGACGGGGTTGACGCAGCAGTGCGTGAAGGAGACCACCTCTGTCACCAGCATGGCCACGTCCAGCTGTTTGCTCCGCTCACAGCTGGTCTCaaagaagatggtttgaaaagtGGAGAGAAGGAGAACCAGGTTGAAGGGTgtccagaaaatgaaaaaaaccacCATGATGACAAAAATGAGCCGGATCGTCTTGTACTTGACCTGATTGGGGCACCGCACCAGGGTTTTGATGATGCCGGAGTAGCAGAAGGCCATAACGAGcagaggcagagccaggctgAAGACATTCACCCTCACGGCGTGAAAACGCTTCCAGGCGTCTCCTTCATCTTCTGGGTAAATGATGCTGCAGTACAACTTTTCATTCCCTTCTTGGGTCTTTAGGAAGATAAATTCAGGGAGGGCAGCCAGCCCTGCCAGGACCCAGGTGCAGACGCTGCTTACGATACCAAAAGTGACGGTCCGGGCTCGAAGGGCAAACACGGCATGGACGATGGCCAGATAGCGGTCCATTGTCAGCAGGATGATGAAGAAGACCTCCCCAAACAAGCCGATGCAGTAAAGCCCCGACAGCAGCTTGCACATGAAATTGCCAAAAACCCACTCATCCCACAGCAGAGAGTGAATCCAGAAGGGCAGCGTGAACAGAAAGAGCAAGTCCGAAATGACCAGGTTGAGCAGGTAGATGTTGGCCATGCTGCAGAGGCGTTTGTATTTGGTGAggatcaccaccaccatcacgtTGCCCAGCAGCCCGACCCCGAACACCAGGGCGTACAGCGGGGGCAGCATGTGGGTGGCCAGCTCGTGGATGTTGACTTTTTCACATGGCATGGTGAACAGATACTCATAGGATGTGGTCCCGATGGCCCCCTCCTCAATCTCGGGCGCATCGATGATGGTGGTGGCCATTTTTCTTGTCCCTGCGAGAGAAGATAAAAACAACCCCACAATTAGGCACCGACCACTGTTTCTGAATCCCAGgtgatttattattttcccaCAGAACCGCATGTGCTAGACAGCCCATAGACCCTGGAAGGTTCTTTGGTGTgtgtgctgcagctgctggaggggaggagtcagaaatgaaagatggAAGTTTTGAAAGTCAGTGTGACGCACGATGAGAGACAGAAATGGGTGGCGGTGAAAACGGGCGGTGAAAATGGGGATGTTGACGTCTGAACGTATTTGGAAGAAGAagtacaaaacaggaaaaaacagTCTGGATACTAATAAATCATGTAATAGAAATTCttatttctgtaactttttaaggaattatgcatttttactatttatatatgaCTTTCAAAAATCATCTTTcgtatttaaaaaccaaaatttaaatactaatagtgattattatttatttatttttctttttttaaatctgaagctggaaactgggagagacagtcagacagactcccgcatgcgcccgaccgggatccacccggcacgcccaccagggacgacgctccacccaccagggggcgatgctctgcccctccggggcgttgctccgccgtgaccagagccactctatcgcctggggcagaggccaaggagccatccccagcgcccgggccatcctcgctccaatggagccttggctgcgggaggggaagagagagacagagaggaagggagggggttggagaagcaaatgggcgcctctcctatgtgccccggccgggaatcgcccccgcacgccaggccgacgctccaccgctgagccaaccggccagggccagtgattattattattattagaaataatgaCCCCTCTCATGGCCTTGTAAGAATGTGCTGTTCACCATAGCTACTGGGGAAATTGGACCTTGAAGAAATTTGGTAATTTACCCCAAACTCTCTAACCAGTAAATGCAAAAAAGTTCAGGCTAGATCTTCAGTAGCTTTGTCTAATTTTCTCATCACTAGATTCAAATGCAGTGACTCTTAAGTTTAAAGTTGGATGATGTAGGTATTAGAATTATTAACTACGGTAGCCATTGCAATTACTGTATAAACATTGTTAACTTGGATTAATTgaccctctttctcctcccaatACTGAGACAAGCCTGTCATGTACCAAATGCAAAGCCCTTGGATTTCTCCTTCATAAAGGGGCTGACCAGGAAGAGGAGGCCAATAGGATTCTTACCAGGTTTGACATTTTTAAGACCAGGACCCCTAGGCTCCGTGCCTGCTTTTCTTAGGAATGAAaaacagacagggagggactCCTAGGAAGGTCAGTTAATCCCTGCAGACGTCCTTGGAAGGACTCCTGCTGGCTTCGTTCTTTCTATGAGAAGTTGGGGAAGGACATGGGTAGATAAAGTCAATGGACATTTTTCAGAGAAAGTCCTAGAAATGCAATCATCGGAGCCAACGGCAGGGCCTCGTCCTCGCTCCCTAACGGAGAACCGAGCCCCCAGGGGTCAGTCTGCCAGGCTTCTGTGTGGACGGGAGGCGCAGCGGCCAGCCCTGGCCCGCCCTCTCTCCAGCTGTAGGACCGGCCCAAGCCCTCACCTCTGAGCCTCATTGACTCA
It includes:
- the LOC136382113 gene encoding C-C chemokine receptor type 3-like isoform X2, whose amino-acid sequence is MATTIIDAPEIEEGAIGTTSYEYLFTMPCEKVNIHELATHMLPPLYALVFGVGLLGNVMVVVILTKYKRLCSMANIYLLNLVISDLLFLFTLPFWIHSLLWDEWVFGNFMCKLLSGLYCIGLFGEVFFIILLTMDRYLAIVHAVFALRARTVTFGIVSSVCTWVLAGLAALPEFIFLKTQEGNEKLYCSIIYPEDEGDAWKRFHAVRVNVFSLALPLLVMAFCYSGIIKTLVRCPNQVKYKTIRLIFVIMVVFFIFWTPFNLVLLLSTFQTIFFETSCERSKQLDVAMLVTEVVSFTHCCVNPVIYAFVGERFQEHLRHFFRRHVALPLGQCTLLLSNDHLERVSSSGSRSTGEQELSAVF
- the LOC136382113 gene encoding C-C chemokine receptor type 3-like isoform X1 gives rise to the protein MSLNRCYLHCTGGEARATAGCVKDFAALAGTRKMATTIIDAPEIEEGAIGTTSYEYLFTMPCEKVNIHELATHMLPPLYALVFGVGLLGNVMVVVILTKYKRLCSMANIYLLNLVISDLLFLFTLPFWIHSLLWDEWVFGNFMCKLLSGLYCIGLFGEVFFIILLTMDRYLAIVHAVFALRARTVTFGIVSSVCTWVLAGLAALPEFIFLKTQEGNEKLYCSIIYPEDEGDAWKRFHAVRVNVFSLALPLLVMAFCYSGIIKTLVRCPNQVKYKTIRLIFVIMVVFFIFWTPFNLVLLLSTFQTIFFETSCERSKQLDVAMLVTEVVSFTHCCVNPVIYAFVGERFQEHLRHFFRRHVALPLGQCTLLLSNDHLERVSSSGSRSTGEQELSAVF